A single Plasmodium knowlesi strain H genome assembly, chromosome: 13 DNA region contains:
- a CDS encoding peptidyl-prolyl cis-trans isomerase, putative, with protein MKIPNPRVYLDVAIGGRNAGRLIFELFMDKLPITCENFRCLCTGETGLGYYLKPRWYKNTPIHRIVTDFMFQGGDFNFGNGYGGESIYGQYFRSEKFIYRHSKRGVLSMCQTRIQHTNNSQFFVTFRSCPWLDKKHVVFGHLEYGFDTLSFIEEQSTLIGKPKTQVYIYNCGVIPLDRIKPKSQVTSNEDYVIPDIEMPLLERDIHFKENVDFSELRNMYKYSKRV; from the exons atgaaaataCCGAACCCCCGCGTATATTTGGATGTTGCCATAGGGGGGAGGAATGCTGGAAGGCTGATATTTGAG CTGTTCATGGATAAGTTACCAATCACCTGTGAAAATTTTCGATGCCTCTGCACAG GTGAGACAGGGCTGGGCTACTACCTGAAACCGCGGTGGTACAAGAACACTCCCATTCATAGAATTGTCACAGATTTT ATGTTCCAAGGAGGCGACTTCAATTTTGGGAACGGCTATGGCGGGGAGTCCATATATGGACAGTACTTCCGAAGCGAAAAGTTCATCTATCGGCATTCGAAAAGAG GCGTGTTGTCCATGTGCCAGACGAGGATTCAACATACAAATAACTCCCAATTTTTTGTAACCTTTAGAAGTTGCCCGTGGTTGGATAAGAAGCAC GTGGTCTTTGGGCACCTGGAGTACGGATTTGATACCCTTTCATTTATTGAGGAACAGTCAACCCTAATTGGAAAGCCGAAGACACAAGTCTATATTTACAACTG CGGTGTGATACCACTCGATCGAATCAAACCCAAGTCGCAGGTGACGTCCAACGAAGATTATGTCATACCG GATATAGAAATGCCCTTGCTAGAGCGGGATATCcattttaaggaaaatgtgGACTTCAGCGAGTTAAGGAACATGTACAAATATAGCAAGCGCGTTTGA